The Xenopus laevis strain J_2021 chromosome 7S, Xenopus_laevis_v10.1, whole genome shotgun sequence genome includes a window with the following:
- the LOC121396408 gene encoding uncharacterized protein LOC121396408, with protein sequence MIVEANKAHKTIKFTSEVGGLSLNFLDVHLTIAEGRVHTSLYRKDTDRNNVLHAKSFHAPNVVKAIPKGQFLRARRISSDIEKFENATANLKKRFLDRGYNKKSINKCIEDTHKIERKELLTYKPKKESKRLPFVSTFSANSKAIENTIRKYWPIVQQDNILGKCVPNTPLFSYKRGCNLRDILCPSEVNPLGPRTQRFIGRPKKGTFACLNCVCCTSIIKGDNINHPCDGTPIRLRHYATCDTCNVVYLLKCPCGMAYVGQTGRQVKSRIKEHRGYIRNFKKDTYSDTAVSRHFSAMSHNVNQLKWLVLEVVHNPPRGGDLKLRLSQREMYWIRKLNTVNPKGLNESWSVKSFL encoded by the coding sequence ATGATCGTAGAAGCCAATAAAGCCCATAAAACCATTAAATTTACatcagaagttggtggactctcGTTGAACTTCCTGGATGTACACCTTACAATCGCTGAAGGTCGTGTGCATACTAGCCTGTACAGGAAGGATACCGATAGGAATAATGTCCTGCATGCCAAAAGTTTTCATGCCCCCAATGTGGTTAAAGCCATCCCAAAAGGGCAGTTCCTACGGGCCCGTAGGATTTCATCTGATATAGAGAAGTTTGAAAACGCTACcgcgaatttgaaaaaaagattccTGGATAGGGGGTACAACAAAAAGTCCATTAATAAATGTATCGAAGATACACATAAAATTGAGAGGAAAGAACTACTGACTTATAAAcctaaaaaagaaagtaaaaggcTACCATTTGTATCTACGTTTAGCGCGAACAGTAAAGCTATTGAAAATACCATACGTAAATATTGGCCTATTGTCCAACAGGACAATATTTtgggtaaatgtgtccctaatacCCCTCTATTCAGTTACAAAAGAGGATGCAACCTAAGAGACATCCTGTGTCCATCAGAGGTTAACCCCTTGGGCCCACGTACACAAAGGTTTATTGGAAGACCAAAGAAGGGTACGTTTGCATGCTTAAATTGCGTATGCTGTACAtctattattaaaggagacaatatcaaccacccatgTGATGGGACCCCCATACGTCTACGACACTATGCCACATGCGACACCTGTAATGTGGTGTACTTGCTTAAATGCCCATGCGGGATGGCATATGTAGGCCAGACAGGGAGACAAGTCAAATCAAGAATCAAAGAACATCGAGGCTATATTAGGAACTTTAAAAAGGATACTTATTCGGACACAGCAGTTTCTAGGCATTTTTCAGCTATGAGTCATAACGTAAACCAGCTAAAATGGTTAGTTTTGGAGGTCGTACATAATCCCCCAAGAGGTGGGGATTTGAAACTGCGATTGTCTCAAAGAGAGATGTATTGGATTAGAAAGCTAAACACCGTaaaccctaaagggttaaacgaaTCGTGGAGTGTAAAAAGCTTCTTATGA